The Desulfovibrionales bacterium genome has a window encoding:
- a CDS encoding type II toxin-antitoxin system prevent-host-death family antitoxin: MKINAKEARNKLSSLLNQIEEGKEVIILRRGKEVARLVPPKGEVKVLPKLKDFRSSIRLSGKPLSTVVIRKRREERY; encoded by the coding sequence ATGAAGATCAATGCAAAGGAGGCCAGAAACAAATTAAGTTCACTTCTAAACCAAATAGAGGAAGGAAAGGAAGTAATCATCTTACGCCGCGGCAAGGAAGTAGCCCGGCTTGTTCCACCTAAGGGTGAGGTCAAGGTTTTACCCAAATTAAAGGATTTTCGCTCTTCTATTCGACTTAGCGGCAAGCCATTAAGTACAGTGGTAATCCGTAAAAGGAGAGAGGAGCGCTATTAA
- a CDS encoding sigma-54 dependent transcriptional regulator yields the protein MSKNRILVIDDEENMRHVLTAILKKEGYAVDTCPDAVSGLKKLEEQCYDQVLCDICMSGMDGLSFLKEVVARNFDTTVIVMSAYGSVDTAIEAIKIGAYDYIDKPFKPNEIILTLKKAEERARLRRENTRLKEEVEKSYSFSNIVAKSAAMLQIFDMVKKIADYKTTVLILGESGTGKELIAKAIHYNSVRRGKPLVTINCGGIPETLLESELFGHVKGAFTDAYRAKKGLFEEAHGGTLFLDEVGELPMSLQVKLLRALQEEEIRPLGDTQATKVDVRIIAATARDLAREVEKNTFRDDLFYRLNVLSIHVPPLRERREDIPLLVDHFIQKYNRRLGTNVDGISPEAMHRLMEYEWRGNVRELENVVERAMVLTESKIIGLEYFPSSIQKGHDTFPDEILEGATSIKKATKSVERALIKRALEQTKGNRTQAAQILEVSLPALLYKMKEYKIAAA from the coding sequence ATGTCTAAAAATCGTATTCTGGTCATAGATGATGAAGAGAATATGCGGCACGTGTTGACGGCCATCCTTAAAAAAGAAGGCTATGCGGTGGATACGTGTCCGGACGCGGTTTCCGGCCTTAAGAAACTGGAAGAACAGTGCTATGACCAGGTCTTATGTGATATCTGCATGTCAGGCATGGACGGCCTATCCTTTTTAAAGGAAGTCGTAGCCCGAAATTTTGACACTACAGTTATAGTCATGTCGGCTTACGGGAGTGTAGATACGGCTATTGAAGCCATTAAAATCGGGGCTTATGACTATATAGACAAGCCCTTCAAACCCAATGAAATCATCCTGACCCTGAAAAAGGCGGAGGAGCGTGCCCGACTCAGGCGGGAAAATACCCGTCTTAAGGAAGAAGTAGAGAAAAGTTATTCTTTCAGTAACATCGTAGCCAAGTCTGCGGCTATGCTTCAGATATTTGATATGGTCAAAAAGATTGCCGATTACAAGACAACCGTCCTCATACTCGGTGAAAGCGGCACTGGAAAAGAGTTAATTGCCAAGGCCATACACTATAACAGTGTGCGGCGTGGAAAACCGCTTGTTACCATAAACTGTGGCGGCATACCGGAAACGCTCCTGGAAAGCGAGCTATTTGGGCATGTAAAAGGCGCTTTTACGGATGCTTACCGGGCCAAAAAAGGCCTGTTTGAAGAAGCCCATGGCGGAACGCTTTTCCTGGACGAGGTGGGCGAGCTGCCCATGTCCCTCCAGGTCAAGCTGCTCCGTGCCCTGCAAGAGGAAGAAATACGCCCTCTCGGCGACACACAGGCCACAAAGGTCGATGTCCGGATTATTGCCGCCACCGCCAGGGATCTGGCCAGGGAGGTAGAAAAAAATACCTTCCGGGATGACCTTTTCTATCGTCTTAACGTCCTTTCCATCCACGTGCCGCCGCTACGGGAAAGGCGGGAAGATATTCCCTTGCTGGTGGATCATTTTATCCAGAAGTATAATAGACGCTTGGGCACCAATGTCGACGGAATTTCCCCGGAAGCCATGCATCGCCTCATGGAATACGAATGGCGGGGCAATGTGCGGGAATTGGAAAATGTCGTGGAGCGGGCCATGGTGCTCACAGAGAGCAAAATAATCGGGTTGGAATACTTCCCGTCCTCTATACAAAAAGGCCATGATACCTTTCCCGACGAAATCCTGGAAGGCGCAACATCCATCAAAAAGGCCACCAAGTCCGTGGAGCGGGCATTGATCAAGCGCGCCCTGGAACAAACGAAAGGAAACCGCACTCAGGCCGCCCAGATCCTGGAGGTAAGCCTACCGGCCCTGCTTTATAAAATGAAAGAATATAAGATTGCTGCTGCTTAA
- the pilV gene encoding type IV pilus modification protein PilV has protein sequence MDISMVCNLQNKKGFTLIEVLIAMLVLAIGLLGLATLAPTVMNGNAFSNEMTTATTLAQEKLEDIQGQGYASVSSTNENYGSITGYSAYKRVASVATASPATGMKTVTVTVSWDADAHSVALKTILAE, from the coding sequence ATGGATATTTCTATGGTATGCAACTTACAGAATAAAAAAGGTTTTACATTGATCGAGGTCCTCATTGCCATGCTGGTACTGGCCATAGGATTGTTGGGCTTAGCAACTTTGGCCCCAACAGTGATGAACGGTAATGCCTTCAGTAACGAAATGACCACGGCCACGACCCTGGCCCAGGAAAAACTGGAAGATATTCAAGGGCAGGGTTATGCCAGTGTATCTTCAACCAATGAAAACTACGGCAGTATCACTGGTTACAGTGCTTACAAAAGAGTTGCAAGCGTAGCTACGGCCTCCCCGGCTACCGGCATGAAAACAGTGACCGTTACGGTTTCCTGGGACGCAGATGCCCATTCGGTCGCTCTGAAAACTATCCTGGCAGAATAA
- a CDS encoding ATP-binding protein — MKKYGLSIRTKIALTFVFLLLTGMFLVAVVSVKMAERSIARQKIDSAAILVQNLANVINQLSRDSDIRENGPGDVQSLLSSYLSPSSFDYIALVRSDGVIVAEAAFEAIKLAPLSAEARLQAPAERPVCNLTGADNFSFFRRDLRLAAVFPIFKDGRRWGIIYAKSLLGDLRQEMAQLYKLTFFYIVLDAVLIFLFGYLLISRDVVRPIRRLTSLVDTIGSGDPGPFIHSEQQNEIGKLYHAFARMDKRLGEQKKEIKEYIASLENANRELNKVQEEVIRSEKLASVGRLAAGVAHEIGNPLAAIIGYVELLLQRAVSEEEERDFLGRIASELQRINGIIRDLLDFSRPSPQKIERVSINEVIEGSLSLLSHQKTMRYIGIQADLQPDLPFARANAQQLKQVVINILANAAAAMPIGGDLRIKSGLKEILKNDEKKNNPPTPPFSKGGQGGLLDEYIVIDVEDSGTGIKPEDLPRVFDPFFTTKPQGEGTGLGLAISLRIMESFGGKITVESAIGKGTKFSLILKVWNG; from the coding sequence ATGAAAAAATACGGCCTAAGTATCCGCACCAAAATCGCCCTTACCTTTGTGTTTCTCTTGCTGACCGGGATGTTCCTGGTGGCCGTTGTTTCCGTAAAGATGGCCGAACGGAGCATCGCCCGGCAAAAGATAGACAGCGCAGCCATTCTGGTCCAGAACCTTGCCAACGTAATCAACCAGCTATCGAGAGATTCAGACATAAGGGAAAACGGACCGGGTGATGTTCAATCCCTGCTCAGTTCTTATCTCAGCCCGTCCAGTTTTGACTACATAGCCCTGGTAAGAAGCGACGGGGTAATCGTCGCAGAAGCGGCATTTGAAGCCATAAAATTGGCCCCTCTATCCGCCGAGGCAAGACTTCAGGCCCCGGCTGAGAGGCCGGTTTGTAACCTCACAGGGGCAGACAATTTCTCCTTTTTCAGGAGAGACCTGCGCCTGGCTGCCGTGTTCCCCATCTTCAAAGACGGCCGCCGTTGGGGTATTATATATGCCAAAAGTCTACTCGGTGACCTGCGTCAGGAGATGGCGCAGCTCTACAAGTTGACCTTCTTTTACATTGTTCTTGATGCTGTGCTTATTTTCCTTTTCGGCTATCTTCTTATCTCCAGAGATGTCGTCCGGCCTATTAGACGCCTAACCTCACTTGTGGATACCATAGGCAGTGGAGACCCCGGCCCCTTTATACATTCTGAACAACAAAATGAGATCGGAAAACTTTACCACGCCTTTGCCCGTATGGATAAACGTCTAGGTGAACAAAAAAAAGAGATAAAGGAATACATTGCCTCCCTGGAAAATGCCAATCGTGAGCTTAATAAGGTACAGGAAGAGGTAATCCGTTCTGAAAAACTGGCCTCGGTAGGCCGGTTAGCCGCCGGAGTGGCCCATGAAATCGGTAATCCATTGGCCGCCATCATAGGTTACGTCGAACTTCTGTTACAACGTGCAGTCAGCGAGGAAGAAGAACGGGATTTTCTAGGTCGTATCGCCTCGGAATTGCAGCGCATAAATGGTATCATACGCGACCTGCTCGATTTCTCCCGTCCCTCCCCCCAAAAGATCGAAAGGGTGTCTATTAACGAAGTTATCGAAGGCAGTCTTTCCCTCCTTTCACATCAGAAAACCATGCGTTATATCGGTATCCAGGCTGACCTACAGCCAGACCTGCCGTTCGCCCGGGCTAACGCCCAGCAGTTAAAACAGGTCGTTATCAATATCCTGGCCAACGCCGCCGCCGCCATGCCTATCGGTGGAGACCTGCGCATCAAATCAGGGCTAAAGGAAATACTTAAAAATGACGAAAAGAAAAATAATCCCCCCACACCCCCCTTTAGTAAAGGGGGGCAGGGGGGATTATTAGATGAATATATAGTTATCGATGTGGAAGACAGCGGGACCGGGATTAAACCGGAAGACCTCCCAAGGGTCTTTGATCCCTTCTTCACCACAAAACCACAGGGAGAAGGCACGGGTCTGGGTCTGGCGATCTCTTTGCGTATCATGGAATCGTTTGGCGGGAAGATAACCGTAGAAAGCGCCATAGGCAAGGGCACGAAATTCAGCCTTATTTTAAAAGTATGGAATGGATAA
- a CDS encoding type II toxin-antitoxin system VapC family toxin, with protein MFYIDTSVLVAYYCPEPLSEKAEEFLIAHPQPAISFLTEVELFSAISRKVREGGLHRTDAGRITAKFLAHLDGIFYTRLYVEPLHYRLARDWMGQFNTSLRTLDALHLAVASSEGLTMVTADEGLAKAARALAVDALLLS; from the coding sequence ATGTTTTATATAGACACGAGCGTGTTAGTGGCGTATTATTGTCCGGAGCCTTTAAGCGAAAAGGCGGAAGAGTTTCTAATCGCTCACCCTCAGCCGGCTATCAGTTTCCTCACGGAAGTAGAACTTTTCTCGGCCATATCCAGAAAGGTTCGCGAAGGAGGCCTGCATCGAACCGACGCCGGCCGGATTACTGCAAAATTTCTAGCTCACCTGGATGGGATTTTTTACACCAGACTTTACGTTGAGCCCCTTCACTACCGATTGGCCAGAGACTGGATGGGCCAATTTAATACTTCGCTGCGTACTCTTGATGCCCTTCATCTGGCGGTTGCCTCTTCCGAGGGGCTGACCATGGTTACTGCTGACGAAGGACTGGCAAAAGCAGCTAGGGCATTGGCCGTCGATGCCCTCCTGCTTTCATGA
- a CDS encoding PLD nuclease N-terminal domain-containing protein, translating into MRVIIVLFILLLPMVPTFLAIRDVVHRPFDDPQKKMIWLLIIIFLPVLGGLIYFAFKKFRKIADKIG; encoded by the coding sequence ATGCGCGTCATTATCGTTCTTTTTATCTTATTATTACCGATGGTGCCTACCTTCCTGGCGATCAGGGATGTTGTTCATAGACCTTTCGATGACCCGCAAAAAAAGATGATCTGGCTTTTGATCATCATTTTTTTGCCGGTACTGGGCGGGTTAATATATTTCGCATTTAAGAAGTTCAGGAAAATCGCCGATAAAATTGGTTGA
- a CDS encoding GspH/FimT family pseudopilin: MPKRKHRMNLAGNHRGFTLTELMIVVALMAILAAIAVPSIIAQMPKYRLNGAARQVLGDLVAARMQAVSQNNELKVFFLDNHSYMILDDDDNDGTADTGEATQTKDIQTDYYDVTFNSNNDPIFQPNGTASNLATITLSNTSGSHSITISSAGRVRIN, encoded by the coding sequence GTGCCCAAGAGGAAGCACAGAATGAACCTGGCAGGGAATCACCGTGGTTTTACCCTGACGGAATTGATGATAGTGGTGGCTTTGATGGCCATCCTGGCAGCCATAGCCGTCCCCAGCATTATTGCACAGATGCCGAAATATCGGTTGAACGGAGCGGCCAGACAGGTTTTGGGAGATTTGGTAGCCGCAAGGATGCAGGCTGTCAGTCAAAATAATGAACTCAAGGTATTCTTTTTAGACAACCATAGCTACATGATATTGGACGATGATGATAACGATGGCACGGCTGATACCGGTGAGGCGACACAGACAAAAGACATTCAGACAGATTATTACGATGTCACCTTTAACTCAAACAATGACCCAATATTCCAACCGAACGGCACGGCCAGCAACCTAGCTACTATAACTCTGAGCAATACCAGCGGGTCGCATAGTATTACCATTAGCAGCGCCGGCCGGGTGAGGATAAATTGA
- a CDS encoding prepilin peptidase, whose product MNHYLELIFALSAGLCIGSFLNVLIYRLPLGRSIVRPGSACPKCGDPLRWYDNIPVLSYLLLCGKCRYCRSHISLRYPLVELVTGLLSLAIFFRYGVSWACLFYFIFISALIAIIFIDFDHQIIPDVITYPGIVAGFISSLILPNITYRDSLIGIVLGGGILYLIALGYLMLAKREGMGGGDIKLLAMIGAFLGWQALPFTILVSALLGSVVGIIAMLKTGKDAKMAIPFGPFLSIGAILYLFWGKAVTQWYLGLLC is encoded by the coding sequence ATGAACCATTATCTCGAACTAATCTTTGCCTTGTCTGCCGGTCTTTGCATCGGTAGTTTTCTGAACGTCCTCATCTACCGCCTGCCGTTGGGTAGGTCAATTGTAAGACCCGGCTCTGCTTGTCCAAAATGTGGCGACCCTCTCCGGTGGTATGACAATATCCCCGTGTTAAGCTACCTCTTACTATGCGGGAAATGCCGCTATTGCCGGTCGCACATCTCTCTCCGCTATCCGCTTGTAGAACTTGTAACCGGATTGCTCTCCCTGGCCATTTTCTTTCGATATGGCGTATCCTGGGCCTGCCTATTCTATTTCATCTTTATCTCCGCCCTCATCGCCATCATCTTCATCGATTTCGACCACCAGATCATTCCCGATGTTATTACTTACCCCGGCATCGTAGCCGGCTTTATCTCTTCCCTCATTCTGCCGAATATTACTTATAGGGATTCACTCATCGGCATAGTTCTGGGAGGTGGCATTCTTTACCTGATTGCCCTTGGCTATCTCATGCTGGCCAAAAGAGAAGGCATGGGCGGCGGGGATATCAAGCTTCTGGCCATGATCGGCGCCTTTCTGGGGTGGCAGGCCCTGCCGTTCACCATCCTGGTAAGCGCGCTCCTCGGCTCAGTGGTAGGTATTATAGCCATGCTCAAAACAGGTAAGGACGCCAAGATGGCCATCCCGTTCGGACCTTTTCTATCCATTGGAGCCATACTTTATCTCTTCTGGGGAAAAGCGGTAACCCAATGGTATCTGGGCCTCCTCTGTTAG
- a CDS encoding sigma-54 dependent transcriptional regulator, which produces MRPCARILVVDDELSMREFFKLMLDSEGYQAECVPNGREAVSLAQKSFYDLVITDIRMPGMDGIEVLKRVKEISPETIVIMISAYATTETAVTAMKQGAYDYIPKPFNVEEIKLIIQKALEKRQLRQENDRLKEELRKHHRYEKLVGSSPAMLKVYEMIRKVARTRSNVLIYGESGTGKELVARAIHAESPRNKENFVAINCGGIPETLIESELFGHKKGAFTGAISDQKGLFAEADGGTIFLDEIAELSPALQVKLLRVLQERVFRPVGGTEDIAVDIRIISATNKDLEQEVAAGNFREDLFYRLNVIQIRVPPLRERKEDIPLLLQHFLKKYANETLISQRDTKNNEQNPPSPPFTKGGDLLSSPLGKNGVPSIPPLEKGDTGGFSDKTRKQVDKISPAALKILMQYDFPGNVRELENIIERSVALASSSAIQAEDLSFININNGKGAKIGTPPVTIPSDGFDLEKYIARTERDILLKALEISRGAKQKAAGLLGISFRSFRHRLSKYGL; this is translated from the coding sequence ATGAGACCCTGCGCCCGGATATTGGTAGTCGATGATGAACTGAGCATGCGTGAGTTCTTCAAGCTCATGCTGGATAGCGAAGGCTATCAGGCCGAGTGTGTCCCAAATGGCCGGGAGGCCGTCTCTCTCGCCCAGAAAAGCTTTTACGATCTGGTTATCACCGACATCCGCATGCCGGGCATGGATGGGATTGAGGTCCTGAAAAGGGTCAAAGAAATAAGCCCGGAGACGATAGTGATTATGATCTCCGCTTATGCCACCACGGAAACAGCCGTTACGGCTATGAAGCAGGGGGCTTATGACTACATCCCCAAGCCGTTTAACGTTGAGGAAATAAAGTTAATCATCCAAAAGGCCCTGGAAAAAAGGCAGCTTCGACAAGAAAATGACCGCCTCAAGGAGGAATTAAGAAAACATCACCGCTACGAGAAGCTGGTAGGCAGCTCTCCGGCCATGCTGAAGGTATATGAGATGATCAGAAAGGTCGCCCGGACCCGGAGTAATGTCCTGATTTATGGAGAGAGTGGAACCGGCAAGGAGTTAGTAGCCCGGGCTATTCACGCTGAAAGCCCGCGTAATAAAGAGAATTTTGTGGCCATTAATTGCGGCGGCATACCGGAGACTCTCATCGAAAGCGAGCTTTTTGGGCATAAAAAAGGGGCCTTTACCGGGGCTATAAGCGATCAAAAAGGGCTTTTTGCCGAAGCCGACGGCGGGACGATATTCTTGGACGAGATAGCCGAACTCTCTCCGGCCCTCCAGGTAAAACTCCTTCGCGTACTCCAGGAAAGGGTATTCAGGCCGGTGGGAGGGACGGAAGATATTGCGGTCGATATCCGCATAATATCGGCCACGAACAAGGACCTGGAACAGGAAGTTGCGGCGGGAAATTTCCGCGAAGACCTCTTTTACCGGCTTAATGTCATCCAGATAAGGGTCCCGCCCCTCCGGGAAAGGAAAGAAGATATACCACTTTTGCTTCAGCACTTCCTCAAAAAATATGCAAATGAAACACTCATATCTCAAAGAGACACGAAGAATAATGAACAAAATCCCCCCTCACCCCCCTTTACTAAAGGGGGGGATCTGTTAAGTTCCCCTTTGGGGAAAAACGGGGTCCCATCAATTCCCCCTTTGGAAAAGGGGGATACAGGGGGATTTTCAGATAAGACGCGGAAGCAGGTGGATAAAATATCGCCCGCAGCCTTAAAAATACTGATGCAATATGACTTTCCGGGAAATGTACGTGAACTCGAAAACATTATCGAAAGAAGCGTGGCTCTCGCCTCCTCCAGCGCTATTCAGGCGGAAGACCTATCGTTTATAAATATAAACAACGGCAAAGGAGCGAAGATCGGCACACCGCCTGTGACCATCCCGTCAGATGGCTTCGACCTCGAGAAATACATAGCCAGGACAGAAAGAGATATCCTCCTTAAGGCCCTTGAGATCAGCCGGGGCGCCAAGCAGAAGGCCGCCGGCCTCCTGGGCATCAGCTTCCGCTCCTTCCGGCATCGCCTGAGCAAATACGGCCTGTGA
- a CDS encoding dihydroorotase gives MNLYLKGARIVDPSDLTGRAIGRFTGANETPVLIKTKVLYDIYIRNGKIAFITPQGKEPIPAAARVIDLAGKIVTPGLIDMHTHLREPGEEYKETIATGCLAAVSGGFTAIACMPNTKPVNDNKSVTEYILQKAQEAGLATVYPIGAISKGLQGETLAEFGDMKTAGITAVTDDGRPVMNGELMRRALEYARNFDLPVISHCEDLTLCSGGVMNEGAVSTQLGLPGIPAVAEEVMIFREIRLAALTGGSVHIAHVSARGSVDLIRQAKASGVNVTAETAPHYFSLTEEAVAGYDTNAKMNPPLRTKEDAAAVIEGLKDGTIDAIASDHAPHSTLEKDVEFNMAANGIVGLETILPLTLKLVHAGHLSLPEAVAKLSTNPARILRIEVPSIKIGQRADLTVIDPDRKFIVDVQKFQSISKNSPFHGWELKGTAVMTIINGRIVFDDLD, from the coding sequence ATGAATCTATATCTGAAAGGTGCAAGGATAGTCGATCCCTCTGATCTGACAGGTCGTGCCATAGGCAGATTCACCGGGGCGAACGAGACGCCTGTCTTAATTAAAACGAAAGTACTCTATGATATATACATCCGTAACGGCAAAATAGCTTTCATAACACCACAGGGCAAAGAACCCATACCGGCTGCCGCCAGGGTAATCGACCTTGCCGGGAAAATCGTCACCCCCGGCCTCATAGATATGCACACCCACCTGCGCGAACCGGGTGAGGAATATAAAGAAACCATAGCCACGGGATGTCTGGCCGCGGTCTCCGGCGGGTTCACGGCCATAGCCTGTATGCCCAATACCAAACCGGTCAATGACAATAAATCCGTAACCGAATATATCCTGCAAAAGGCGCAGGAGGCCGGGCTGGCCACCGTCTATCCCATCGGGGCTATCAGCAAAGGGCTTCAGGGAGAAACCCTGGCCGAATTCGGTGATATGAAAACCGCCGGGATAACGGCAGTTACAGATGATGGCCGGCCCGTCATGAATGGCGAACTCATGCGCCGGGCCCTGGAATATGCCCGAAACTTCGACTTACCGGTGATCTCACACTGCGAAGACCTGACGCTTTGTTCAGGCGGGGTAATGAATGAGGGGGCTGTATCCACACAGCTTGGATTACCCGGCATCCCGGCCGTGGCTGAAGAAGTCATGATCTTCCGGGAAATCAGGTTGGCCGCTCTTACCGGTGGCTCAGTCCACATCGCCCATGTAAGCGCCAGGGGCTCGGTCGATTTGATAAGACAGGCCAAGGCCTCCGGGGTCAACGTCACCGCGGAAACCGCCCCGCATTATTTCTCTTTGACCGAGGAGGCCGTAGCAGGCTACGACACCAACGCCAAGATGAACCCTCCCCTCAGAACGAAAGAGGACGCAGCCGCCGTTATCGAGGGTCTCAAAGATGGGACCATAGACGCCATTGCCTCTGACCACGCCCCGCACAGCACGCTGGAAAAAGATGTGGAATTTAATATGGCGGCCAACGGCATCGTAGGTCTAGAAACCATTCTCCCGTTGACCCTGAAACTCGTCCATGCCGGTCATCTTTCCCTTCCCGAGGCTGTCGCCAAGCTCTCCACCAATCCGGCCCGTATTCTGCGAATTGAGGTTCCTTCCATCAAGATCGGCCAAAGGGCCGACCTCACCGTCATTGATCCTGACCGCAAATTTATCGTCGATGTCCAAAAATTCCAGTCCATCAGCAAAAACTCACCCTTCCATGGCTGGGAATTAAAGGGCACGGCCGTAATGACGATAATAAATGGTAGGATCGTCTTTGATGATCTCGATTAA
- a CDS encoding LysM peptidoglycan-binding domain-containing protein, whose protein sequence is MERTGQWVILFFIWMTLCSLSIAEAEEIIAANLSPLPAGSSAEAEGNCSKGGFPGYLSNEVSIDIPITINGRVEYFLNYFQTEKRRVFRNWLARSTRYVPRMREILRENGLPEDLVYLAMIESGFNVSAYSPAQACGPWQFIEGTARRYGLEVNSWLDERRDPEKATRAAANYLRDLYQEFGCWYLAAAGYNAGENKVRRGISTYETTDFWEMCDYDLFARETRDYVPQMIAATIIARNPEKYGFTDVEYQQPVPCAKVTVPPQTDLRAAALASGVDYHILKEFNPALRRDCTPPGESYLLNIPKSAAQFFEDNFDRVKTIVKTCYHRYVVKKGDTLARIAQQFGTSKKTLASANKIKIKGKRSIKKGKVLRIPYQVREYALAPQKQQPKVKVASFDIHEGEKSTGQKEHTYTVAKGDTLYSVARRFGVSVKALCGQNDLAEDAKLRAGRTLLVDASEYKQDRVADAPGRDIIKPKTSKKILAARSGKGKKIYAGKPKARYHRVRRGDTLWNIAQKYNVTPANIRIWNNMQRDTLLPGTRLKVRASTAT, encoded by the coding sequence ATGGAGCGAACAGGCCAATGGGTAATACTGTTTTTTATATGGATGACGTTATGTTCTTTAAGTATCGCAGAAGCAGAAGAAATAATAGCGGCTAACCTTTCTCCATTACCCGCGGGTTCTTCTGCCGAAGCAGAAGGGAATTGTAGCAAAGGCGGGTTTCCCGGATATCTTTCTAACGAAGTTTCAATTGACATTCCTATCACAATTAATGGCCGGGTAGAATACTTCCTTAATTATTTTCAAACTGAAAAAAGAAGGGTGTTTCGCAATTGGCTGGCGCGTTCCACACGCTATGTGCCACGCATGCGCGAAATACTACGCGAAAATGGGCTGCCGGAAGATTTAGTATATCTGGCCATGATTGAGAGCGGTTTCAATGTAAGCGCTTATTCACCTGCACAGGCCTGTGGTCCCTGGCAATTCATAGAGGGGACAGCCCGGCGTTATGGTCTTGAGGTCAACTCCTGGCTGGACGAGCGACGTGATCCTGAGAAGGCAACCAGGGCCGCGGCAAATTATCTTAGGGATCTTTATCAGGAATTTGGCTGCTGGTACCTGGCTGCGGCGGGATATAATGCAGGCGAGAACAAGGTTCGTCGGGGGATCAGCACCTATGAGACTACTGACTTTTGGGAAATGTGCGATTACGACCTGTTCGCAAGGGAAACCAGGGATTATGTCCCCCAGATGATAGCCGCGACTATTATAGCCAGGAACCCGGAGAAGTATGGATTTACGGATGTGGAATACCAGCAGCCTGTTCCCTGTGCGAAGGTGACTGTCCCACCTCAAACGGATTTAAGGGCCGCAGCCCTGGCCAGTGGAGTGGATTATCATATTCTTAAGGAATTCAATCCTGCGCTCAGACGCGACTGTACCCCGCCTGGTGAGTCCTATTTGCTCAATATCCCAAAAAGCGCCGCGCAATTCTTCGAGGATAATTTTGACCGGGTTAAGACGATTGTTAAGACCTGTTATCACCGGTACGTAGTTAAAAAGGGAGATACCTTGGCCAGGATAGCTCAACAGTTTGGCACTTCGAAAAAAACTCTGGCCAGTGCGAATAAAATAAAGATAAAAGGGAAACGTTCTATAAAAAAAGGCAAGGTGCTGCGAATCCCTTATCAGGTCAGGGAATATGCACTTGCTCCCCAGAAACAGCAACCCAAGGTCAAAGTTGCCTCTTTTGATATACACGAGGGTGAGAAATCAACCGGGCAGAAAGAGCATACTTACACCGTAGCGAAAGGAGACACCCTTTACAGTGTTGCCAGGCGGTTTGGTGTAAGCGTAAAGGCTCTTTGTGGTCAAAATGACCTGGCAGAAGATGCAAAACTTAGGGCCGGCCGTACACTTCTTGTTGACGCCTCGGAATATAAACAAGATCGGGTCGCAGATGCGCCGGGGCGCGATATAATAAAACCTAAAACTTCAAAGAAGATCCTGGCGGCCCGGTCCGGCAAGGGTAAGAAGATTTATGCCGGTAAGCCAAAGGCAAGATACCATAGAGTGCGCAGAGGGGATACCCTGTGGAATATCGCCCAGAAATATAACGTTACCCCGGCCAACATTCGCATATGGAACAATATGCAGAGGGATACCCTTTTACCAGGAACAAGACTTAAGGTTCGGGCAAGCACTGCTACGTAA